In Arachis hypogaea cultivar Tifrunner chromosome 17, arahy.Tifrunner.gnm2.J5K5, whole genome shotgun sequence, a single window of DNA contains:
- the LOC112765105 gene encoding uncharacterized protein, with protein sequence MGMVVVISLPLILFCFILGFGCYFFGRHRGRRDVQTNPQVYGMPTPPPGAAAGAVPPPYFKPDNASADV encoded by the coding sequence ATGGGTATGGTGGTGGTGATTTCTCTGCCTCTTATTCTGTTCTGCTTCATTCTTGGCTTTGGATGTTACTTCTTCGGAAGGCACAGGGGAAGGCGTGACGTCCAGACCAACCCTCAAGTCTATGGGATGCCTACTCCACCCCCCGGTGCCGCTGCCGGTGCAGTTCCTCCGCCTTACTTCAAGCCAGACAATGCTTCTGCCGACGTTTGA
- the LOC112764757 gene encoding acetyl-CoA acetyltransferase 2 isoform X1: MCVHLVRWLIQLREVPCIYKEREREKNPGHAVCCEHSSGSFFPVTDQVQSKMAPASAESIKARDVCIVGVARTPMGAFVGNLSSFSATKLGSIAIQGALKRANVDPSLVEEVFFGNVISANVGQAPARQAALGAGIPNSVVCTAVNKVCASGMKAVMLAAQSIQLGLNDVVVAGGMESMSNAPKYLTEARKGSRLGHDTVVDGMIKDGLWDVYKDVHMGSCAELCAENHSITREEMDNHAVQSFERAIASQQSGAFTWEIVPVEVPGGRGKPSTLVDKDEGPGKFDADKLRKLRPSFKESGGSVTPGNASSISDGAAALVLVSGEKALKLGLQVIAKVAGYADAAQAPELFTTAPALAIPKAISRAGLEASQIDFYEINEAFSVVALANQKLLGIPSDKINVHGGAVALGHPLGCSGARILVTLLGVLKQKNGKYGVGGICNGGGGGSALVVELL, encoded by the exons ATGTGCGTGCACCTCGTGCGGTGGCTGATACAGCTGAGGGAAGTGCCATgtatatataaagagagagaaagagagaagaatcCGGGACATGCTGTGTGCTGTGAACACTCGTCTGGTTCTTTCTTCCCCGTAACTGACCAAG TTCAATCAAAAATGGCTCCCGCATCTGCAGAGTCTATAAAGGCCAGAG ATGTTTGCATTGTTGGTGTTGCTCGCACACCAATGGGCGCCTTTGTTGGtaacctctcttctttctctgccACCAAGCTTGGCTCGATTGCTATTCAAG GTGCTCTGAAAAGGGCCAATGTTGATCCATCACTTGTGGAAGAAGTCTTCTTTGGGAATGTTATTAGTGCTAATGTGGGGCAAGCTCCTGCAAGACAAGCAGCCTTAGGAGCAGGAATACCCAATTCAGTTGTCTGCACCGCTGTCAACAAAGTTTGTGCCTCCGGAATGAAAG CTGTAATGCTTGCTGCACAGAGTATTCAATTAGGCTTAAACGATGTTGTTGTAGCTGGTGGTATGGAAAGCATGTCTAATGCACCTAAGTATTTGACAGAAGCAAG GAAAGGGTCCCGCCTTGGACATGATACAGTTGTTGACGGAATGATAAAGGATGGTTTATGGGATGTCTATAAGGATGTTCACATGGGATCCTGTGCCGAACTCTGTGCAGAGAACCATTCAATAACAAGAGAGGAAATG GATAACCATGCAGTTCAGAGTTTTGAAAGGGCAATTGCTTCCCAACAAAGTGGTGCCTTTACATGGGAAATTGTTCCAGTTGAAGTCCCTGGTGGAAGGGGGAAACCATCAACCCTTGTCGATAAGGATGAAGGACCAGGAAAG TTTGATGCTGACAAGTTACGCAAACTCAGACCAAGTTTCAAGGAGAGTGGAGGTTCTGTTACCCCTGGAAATGCCTCCAGCATAAG TGATGGTGCTGCTGCATTAGTTTTGGTTAGTGGAGAGAAGGCACTGAAGCTTGGACTTCAAGTTATTGCAAAGGTAGCCGGATATGCTGATGCTGCTCag GCACCAGAGTTGTTTACAACAGCTCCTGCCCTTGCAATTCCCAAAGCTATTTCAAGAGCGGGGTTGGAGGCATCACAAATTGATTTTTATGAAATCAATGAAGCCTTCTCG GTTGTGGCTCTTGCAAATCAGAAGCTTCTTGGGATTCCTTCG GATAAGATAAATGTTCACGGTGGAGCTGTGGCTTTGGGTCATCCTCTAGGTTGCAGTGGTGCCCGTATTCTGGTGACACTTTTGGGG GTACTGAAGCAGAAAAATGGGAAATACGGAGTTGGTGGCATTTGCAATGGAGGTGGTGGTGGATCCGCCCTTGTTGTGGAGCTTCTATAA
- the LOC112765104 gene encoding protein NOI4, which translates to MADSEEGGRALPKFGEWDVNDPASADGFTVIFNKARNEKKAATAPKSLSSPKPPHHVVLGKPHPNRKWLCCINSSE; encoded by the exons ATGGCG GATTCAGAGGAAGGTGGAAGGGCATTGCCCAAGTTCGGAGAATGGGATGTGAACGACCCAGCATCTGCCGATGGTTTCACTGTTATCTTCAACAAAGCAAGGAACGAGAAGAAGGCTGCTACTGCTCCCAAATCCCTCTCTTCTCCCAAACCCCCTCATCATGTTGTTCTTGGAAAGCCCCATCCT AATAGAAAATGGTTGTGCTGCATAAACTCTTCTGAATAA
- the LOC112765103 gene encoding transmembrane emp24 domain-containing protein p24beta2 isoform X1 — translation MQMGLWHVMVLALIMAFWNLKGSEGIRFVIDREECFSHDVKYEGDTVHVSFVVIKADSPWHYGNDGVDLVIKGPSGEQIHDYRDKISEKFEFVAHKSGVHKFCFNNKSPYHETIDFDVHVGHFSYFEQHAKDEHFNPLLEQIQKLEEALYNIQFEQHWLEAQTDRQAIVNDAMSRRAVHKAIFESAALIGASALQVYLLQRLFERKLGTSRV, via the exons ATGCAGATGGGGTTATGGCATGTAATGGTGTTGGCGCTAATTATGGCGTTTTGGAACCTAAAGGGTTCAGAAGGGATCCGATTCGTTATAGACAGGGAAGAGTGCTTCTCCCACGATGTCAAATACGAGGGTGACACCGTTCATGTTTCCTTCGTTGTTATTAAGGCTGATTCTCCCTGGCATTACGGTAACGACGGTGTTGATCTCGTG ATAAAGGGACCTTCTGGTGAACAAATTCATGATTACCGTGACAAGATCAGTGAAAAGTTTGAGTTTGTGGCTCACAAATCAGGTGTCCACAAATTCTGCTTCAACAACAAGTCTCCTTATCACGAAACCATCGATTTCGATGTACATGTCGGACACTTCTCTTACTTTGAGCAACATGCCAAGGATG AACATTTCAACCCTTTGCTGGAGCAGATACAAAAGTTGGAGGAAGCTCTTTACAACATTCAGTTTGAACAGCATTGGTTGGAGGCACAGACTGACCGCCAAGCAATAG TGAATGATGCAATGAGCAGAAGAGCAGTACACAAAGCAATTTTTGAATCAGCAGCACTAATTGGGGCAAGTGCACTACAAGTCTACCTTCTGCAGCGATTATTTGAACGAAAGCTTGGAACCTCCAGAGTTTAA
- the LOC112765103 gene encoding transmembrane emp24 domain-containing protein p24beta2 isoform X2 — MGLWHVMVLALIMAFWNLKGSEGIRFVIDREECFSHDVKYEGDTVHVSFVVIKADSPWHYGNDGVDLVIKGPSGEQIHDYRDKISEKFEFVAHKSGVHKFCFNNKSPYHETIDFDVHVGHFSYFEQHAKDEHFNPLLEQIQKLEEALYNIQFEQHWLEAQTDRQAIVNDAMSRRAVHKAIFESAALIGASALQVYLLQRLFERKLGTSRV, encoded by the exons ATGGGGTTATGGCATGTAATGGTGTTGGCGCTAATTATGGCGTTTTGGAACCTAAAGGGTTCAGAAGGGATCCGATTCGTTATAGACAGGGAAGAGTGCTTCTCCCACGATGTCAAATACGAGGGTGACACCGTTCATGTTTCCTTCGTTGTTATTAAGGCTGATTCTCCCTGGCATTACGGTAACGACGGTGTTGATCTCGTG ATAAAGGGACCTTCTGGTGAACAAATTCATGATTACCGTGACAAGATCAGTGAAAAGTTTGAGTTTGTGGCTCACAAATCAGGTGTCCACAAATTCTGCTTCAACAACAAGTCTCCTTATCACGAAACCATCGATTTCGATGTACATGTCGGACACTTCTCTTACTTTGAGCAACATGCCAAGGATG AACATTTCAACCCTTTGCTGGAGCAGATACAAAAGTTGGAGGAAGCTCTTTACAACATTCAGTTTGAACAGCATTGGTTGGAGGCACAGACTGACCGCCAAGCAATAG TGAATGATGCAATGAGCAGAAGAGCAGTACACAAAGCAATTTTTGAATCAGCAGCACTAATTGGGGCAAGTGCACTACAAGTCTACCTTCTGCAGCGATTATTTGAACGAAAGCTTGGAACCTCCAGAGTTTAA
- the LOC112765635 gene encoding receptor-like protein 49 translates to MLNETIPSWCFSLPFLTFVDLSDNLFTGHISAISSHSLQYLDLCRNKLQGNVPKSMFNLVNLTELCLSSKWSGSLYFSLFSKLQNLKALSLSGFNSLLLASETNVSYQFTNLLSLQLLQVDLTNISKILWKFPKLQTLVLSENKLEGNVPKWIHDIHSLERLKLSQNQLSSIGQFPWYQLKYLDLSFNLLTDDNISFICNATSLQIVNLSHNKFKDTIPQCLANSPDLQDLDLPMNKFHGTLPSTFSRDLISLNLNGNQLEGHLPRSLSNCKDLIDLNLGNNQIEDTFPNWLQSLPYLEILVLQSNKLYGPIVSLKTKDMFPHLLIFDISSNHFSGQLPKVYIKSFQAMKSVVGVQTSFYYIKSSYVFITKEIEIEYHESMTATMKGLRTNFEKIPEFLVSIDLSSNRFEGEIPDDFGELHRLIGLNLSHNNLNGPVPHSLGNLSNLESLDLSSNMVTGKIPDELTNLISLEVLNLSSNHLEGTIPRGKQFDTFSNDSYEENMGVCGFPLSIQCNNNVPQQQYPSSEAEDKFGFGWKPVAIGYACGMVFGIGLGCCVFLNWKTSMACDHLWRQKN, encoded by the coding sequence ATGTTGAATGAAACAATTCCATCTTGGTGTTTCTCCTTACCATTTTTAACATTCGTAGATCTATCAGATAATCTGTTTACAGGGCATATAAGTGCAATCTCATCCCATTCTTTACAGTATCTAGATTTATGCAGGAATAAGCTACAAGGAAATGTTCCAAAATCAATGTTTAACCTTGTAAACCTCACAGAGTTATGTTTGTCAAGCAAGTGGAGTGGTTCCCTCTACTTTTCACTTTTCTCCAAGCTTCAAAACCTTAAAGCTCTTTCTCTTTCAGGTTTTAATTCATTGTTATTAGCTTCTGAAACCAATGTAAGTTACCAGTTCACCAACTTGTTATCATTGCAGTTGCTACAGGTTGATTTAACTAATATTTCCAAAATCTTGTGGAAATTTCCAAAGTTGCAAACTCTCGTTTTGTCAGAAAACAAACTTGAAGGAAATGTGCCCAAATGGATACATGATATACATTCATTAGAGCGTCTGAAACTATCACAAAACCAATTGTCATCAATAGGCCAATTCCCATGGTATCAACTTAAATACCTTGATCTTAGTTTCAATCTGCTAACCGATGACAATATTTCCTTTATCTGCAATGCAACTTCTCTCCAGATTGTCAACCTGTCACACAATAAGTTTAAAGATACCATTCCACAATGCCTTGCCAATTCACCAGATCTTCAGGATTTGGATTTACCGATGAATAAATTTCATGGTACTTTACCAAGTACATTTTCAAGGGATCTCATTTCATTAAATCTCAATGGGAACCAATTGGAAGGACATCTGCCTAGATCTCTATCCAACTGCAAAGATTTGATAGATTTGAATCTTGGCAACAATCAAATTGAGGATACATTTCCAAACTGGCTTCAAAGTTTACCGTATTTGGAAATATTAGTTTTACAATCCAATAAATTGTATGGGCCGATTGTCAGCTTGAAAACTAAAGATATGTTTCCCCATTTACTTATTTTTGATATCTCATCCAATCATTTTAGTGGTCAATTACCAAAAGTCTACATAAAAAGTTTTCAAGCTATGAAGAGTGTTGttggagtgcaaacaagtttttaTTACATCAAAAGTAGTTATGTCTTTATAACAAAGGAAATTGAGATAGAATACCATGAGTCTATGACTGCAACAATGAAAGGGCTTAGAACCAATTTTGAGAAAATTCCAGAATTTCTTGTAAGTATTGATTTATCAAGTAACAGATTTGAAGGAGAGATTCCAGATGATTTTGGGGAGCTTCATCGACTCATAGGCCTCAATCTTTCTCATAACAATCTCAATGGTCCTGTTCCTCACTCTCTGGGAAATTTGTCAAACCTCGAATCATTGGACCTCTCCTCAAATATGGTTACAGGGAAAATTCCTGATGAATTGACCAATCTGATCTCTCTTGAAGTCTTGAATCTTTCCAGTAACCATCTTGAGGGAACAATACCTCGAGGGAAACAGTTTGATACATTTTCAAATGATTCCTATGAGGAAAACATGGGGGTATGTGGATTTCCATTGTCAATTCAATGCAACAACAATGTCCCTCAACAGCAATATCCATCTTCTGAGGCTGAAGACAAGTTTGGATTTGGTTGGAAACCAGTGGCAATAGGATATGCATGTGGAATGGTATTTGGAATTGGCTTGGGATGCTGTGTTTTTCTCAATTGGAAAACCTCAATGGCTTGTGATCATCTTTGGAggcaaaagaattaa
- the LOC112764757 gene encoding acetyl-CoA acetyltransferase 2 isoform X2 yields MAPASAESIKARDVCIVGVARTPMGAFVGNLSSFSATKLGSIAIQGALKRANVDPSLVEEVFFGNVISANVGQAPARQAALGAGIPNSVVCTAVNKVCASGMKAVMLAAQSIQLGLNDVVVAGGMESMSNAPKYLTEARKGSRLGHDTVVDGMIKDGLWDVYKDVHMGSCAELCAENHSITREEMDNHAVQSFERAIASQQSGAFTWEIVPVEVPGGRGKPSTLVDKDEGPGKFDADKLRKLRPSFKESGGSVTPGNASSISDGAAALVLVSGEKALKLGLQVIAKVAGYADAAQAPELFTTAPALAIPKAISRAGLEASQIDFYEINEAFSVVALANQKLLGIPSDKINVHGGAVALGHPLGCSGARILVTLLGVLKQKNGKYGVGGICNGGGGGSALVVELL; encoded by the exons ATGGCTCCCGCATCTGCAGAGTCTATAAAGGCCAGAG ATGTTTGCATTGTTGGTGTTGCTCGCACACCAATGGGCGCCTTTGTTGGtaacctctcttctttctctgccACCAAGCTTGGCTCGATTGCTATTCAAG GTGCTCTGAAAAGGGCCAATGTTGATCCATCACTTGTGGAAGAAGTCTTCTTTGGGAATGTTATTAGTGCTAATGTGGGGCAAGCTCCTGCAAGACAAGCAGCCTTAGGAGCAGGAATACCCAATTCAGTTGTCTGCACCGCTGTCAACAAAGTTTGTGCCTCCGGAATGAAAG CTGTAATGCTTGCTGCACAGAGTATTCAATTAGGCTTAAACGATGTTGTTGTAGCTGGTGGTATGGAAAGCATGTCTAATGCACCTAAGTATTTGACAGAAGCAAG GAAAGGGTCCCGCCTTGGACATGATACAGTTGTTGACGGAATGATAAAGGATGGTTTATGGGATGTCTATAAGGATGTTCACATGGGATCCTGTGCCGAACTCTGTGCAGAGAACCATTCAATAACAAGAGAGGAAATG GATAACCATGCAGTTCAGAGTTTTGAAAGGGCAATTGCTTCCCAACAAAGTGGTGCCTTTACATGGGAAATTGTTCCAGTTGAAGTCCCTGGTGGAAGGGGGAAACCATCAACCCTTGTCGATAAGGATGAAGGACCAGGAAAG TTTGATGCTGACAAGTTACGCAAACTCAGACCAAGTTTCAAGGAGAGTGGAGGTTCTGTTACCCCTGGAAATGCCTCCAGCATAAG TGATGGTGCTGCTGCATTAGTTTTGGTTAGTGGAGAGAAGGCACTGAAGCTTGGACTTCAAGTTATTGCAAAGGTAGCCGGATATGCTGATGCTGCTCag GCACCAGAGTTGTTTACAACAGCTCCTGCCCTTGCAATTCCCAAAGCTATTTCAAGAGCGGGGTTGGAGGCATCACAAATTGATTTTTATGAAATCAATGAAGCCTTCTCG GTTGTGGCTCTTGCAAATCAGAAGCTTCTTGGGATTCCTTCG GATAAGATAAATGTTCACGGTGGAGCTGTGGCTTTGGGTCATCCTCTAGGTTGCAGTGGTGCCCGTATTCTGGTGACACTTTTGGGG GTACTGAAGCAGAAAAATGGGAAATACGGAGTTGGTGGCATTTGCAATGGAGGTGGTGGTGGATCCGCCCTTGTTGTGGAGCTTCTATAA